Proteins encoded within one genomic window of Acinetobacter sp. WCHA55:
- a CDS encoding YadA-like family protein produces MNKIDTNSLGNPGNQVAEVLGQKLKQEQSHISAAVKNVVRQYTLEPNQYVRSEKFTAKVLLLSALMMTANSVWATNDDKERCDGWGATWYCPGTPGPTGPAGADGDSAYQVAVNNGFIGTEEAWLESLKGDTGATGAQGEQGEQGLQGLQGEQGIQGVKGDTGATGAQGEQGEQGLQGLQGEQGIQGVKGDTGATGAQGEQGLQGLQGEQGIQGVKGDTGATGAQGEQGLQGLQGEQGIQGVKGDTGATGAQGEQGLQGLQGEQGIQGVKGDTGATGAQGEQGLQGLQGEQGIQGVKGDTGATGAQGEQGLQGLQGEQGIQGVKGDTGAQGEQGLQGLQGEQGIQGVKGDTGAQGEQGLQGLQGVKGDTGATGATGAQGEQGIQGVKGVKGDTGAQGEQGLQGIQGVKGDTGAQGEQGLQGLQGLQGVKGDIGATGATGYNAYQVAQVNGFDGTITEWLASLKGDMGNTGMTGATGFSAYDVAVSNGFEGSITQWLDSLKGANGTNGISREVMDAADTYILNEAKTYVNQVGQQTLNQANAYTDSRVNALNQDMRKLEDRTYAAVASSIAIASLPQPTDAGYNMFSAGVGTWEGEQGYAFGLSGVTESNKYVYKVAVTTNSEGDFGAGAAIGWQWK; encoded by the coding sequence ATGAATAAAATAGATACAAATAGCTTGGGTAATCCAGGCAACCAAGTAGCAGAAGTTCTTGGTCAAAAGTTAAAACAAGAGCAAAGTCATATCAGTGCTGCAGTCAAAAATGTAGTTCGGCAGTACACACTTGAGCCTAATCAATATGTTCGTAGTGAAAAGTTTACTGCAAAAGTATTGTTACTTAGTGCTTTGATGATGACTGCAAATAGTGTTTGGGCAACCAATGATGATAAAGAAAGATGTGATGGGTGGGGTGCTACTTGGTATTGTCCAGGAACTCCAGGTCCTACTGGTCCTGCAGGGGCTGATGGTGATAGTGCTTATCAGGTAGCTGTGAACAATGGTTTTATAGGTACAGAGGAGGCATGGTTAGAGAGTTTGAAAGGTGATACTGGTGCAACAGGAGCGCAAGGTGAGCAAGGTGAGCAAGGTCTCCAAGGTTTACAGGGCGAGCAAGGTATCCAAGGTGTGAAAGGCGATACTGGTGCAACAGGAGCGCAAGGTGAGCAAGGTGAGCAAGGTCTCCAAGGTTTACAGGGCGAGCAAGGTATCCAAGGTGTGAAAGGTGATACTGGTGCAACAGGAGCGCAAGGTGAGCAAGGCCTCCAAGGTTTACAGGGCGAGCAAGGTATCCAAGGTGTGAAAGGCGATACTGGTGCAACAGGAGCGCAAGGTGAGCAAGGTCTTCAAGGTTTACAGGGCGAGCAAGGTATCCAAGGTGTGAAAGGTGATACTGGTGCAACAGGAGCACAAGGTGAGCAAGGTCTCCAAGGTTTACAGGGCGAGCAAGGTATCCAAGGTGTGAAAGGTGATACTGGTGCAACAGGAGCGCAAGGTGAGCAAGGTCTCCAAGGTTTGCAGGGCGAGCAAGGTATCCAAGGTGTGAAAGGCGATACTGGTGCAACAGGAGCGCAAGGTGAGCAAGGTCTCCAAGGTTTACAGGGCGAGCAAGGTATCCAAGGTGTGAAAGGTGATACTGGAGCACAAGGTGAGCAAGGTCTTCAAGGTTTACAGGGCGAGCAAGGTATCCAAGGTGTGAAAGGTGACACTGGAGCGCAAGGTGAGCAAGGTCTTCAAGGTTTACAAGGTGTGAAAGGTGATACTGGAGCTACAGGCGCAACAGGGGCACAAGGTGAACAAGGTATCCAAGGTGTGAAAGGTGTGAAAGGTGACACTGGAGCGCAAGGTGAACAAGGTCTTCAAGGTATCCAAGGTGTAAAAGGTGATACTGGAGCGCAAGGTGAGCAAGGTCTTCAAGGTCTTCAAGGTTTACAAGGTGTGAAAGGTGATATTGGAGCAACAGGTGCAACAGGATACAATGCTTATCAAGTTGCGCAAGTTAATGGTTTTGACGGCACCATCACCGAATGGCTCGCTAGCTTAAAAGGCGATATGGGTAACACAGGTATGACTGGTGCAACAGGTTTTAGTGCTTATGATGTTGCAGTTAGTAATGGCTTTGAGGGTAGCATTACTCAATGGTTGGACAGTCTTAAAGGTGCAAATGGTACCAATGGGATTTCTAGAGAAGTGATGGATGCTGCTGATACCTACATCTTGAATGAAGCAAAAACTTACGTAAACCAAGTTGGGCAACAAACCCTTAACCAAGCAAATGCTTATACTGATAGTCGTGTAAATGCCTTGAATCAAGACATGCGAAAACTCGAAGATCGAACCTATGCCGCAGTGGCATCAAGTATTGCAATAGCATCTTTACCACAACCGACAGATGCGGGCTACAACATGTTTAGTGCCGGTGTGGGTACATGGGAAGGAGAGCAAGGGTATGCATTCGGTCTTAGTGGAGTGACTGAAAGTAACAAATATGTATACAAAGTAGCTGTAACAACCAATAGTGAAGGTGACTTCGGAGCAGGTGCAGCAATTGGTTGGCAGTGGAAATAA
- the lolA gene encoding outer membrane lipoprotein chaperone LolA, which translates to MKMLRKTLCAMTVGVVTLGPVMSSTVFAAPVAASEQQATTSLVKQLSGIQSISSNFEQTTKVTNSSKAPKKQGLSAQHMNQTFKGVMKVERPGKFYWETTSPAKQTIVTSGKTVWIYDPDLQQAVRQTLDEQVANTPALLLSGNTEQIRKSYRITQPNQSKTYYTLYPKSDDGAFQSLTISFGAKNAPTLMILEDSLGQTTYVRFNNTKVNTNIPASTFNFTPPKGTDIIDQ; encoded by the coding sequence ATGAAAATGCTTCGTAAGACTTTATGTGCAATGACAGTGGGTGTCGTAACACTTGGACCTGTTATGAGCAGTACAGTATTTGCAGCTCCGGTTGCAGCTTCGGAGCAACAAGCGACGACGAGTTTAGTGAAACAGTTAAGTGGTATTCAAAGTATCAGTTCTAACTTTGAGCAAACCACCAAAGTCACAAATTCATCTAAAGCGCCGAAGAAACAAGGTTTATCTGCTCAGCATATGAATCAGACCTTTAAAGGGGTGATGAAAGTTGAGCGTCCAGGGAAATTCTATTGGGAAACTACAAGCCCTGCGAAACAAACCATTGTGACTTCGGGCAAAACGGTTTGGATTTATGATCCAGACTTACAGCAAGCTGTTCGTCAGACTTTAGATGAACAGGTGGCGAATACACCTGCACTCTTATTGTCAGGGAATACGGAACAGATTCGTAAGTCATACCGTATTACGCAACCAAATCAGAGCAAAACCTACTATACCTTGTACCCAAAAAGCGATGATGGTGCGTTTCAAAGTTTAACGATCAGTTTTGGTGCGAAAAATGCGCCAACGCTAATGATCTTAGAAGATTCTTTGGGACAAACCACCTATGTGCGTTTTAATAACACCAAGGTAAATACCAATATTCCAGCTTCGACCTTTAATTTTACTCCGCCTAAAGGTACAGACATTATTGACCAGTAA
- a CDS encoding RsiV family protein — MILLHNNKIGSVFAMMLCVGLLSACQPQNDSNVEKKDETAKPAQVTQTLPLIEAKVRPLQLARSIACDEEGCTKYQLYSLETNVPWINQYFDERMKKANPVAFESSKQAKLQIDENMLSETLSDVRYVAQRGKYADFVLMYYHYPARAAHGMYHNEYITLDLATKKRVALSDIVVDKTESQLLDALYSANSMWLSDHNISREQLKLTDNYYMSAKGIVFVYPLYELASYAEGMSELVLPYQQASGLIKSEYLPSFVDYAAEREKAGKEKP, encoded by the coding sequence ATGATATTACTTCATAACAATAAAATTGGATCTGTTTTCGCAATGATGTTGTGTGTTGGATTGCTCAGCGCATGCCAGCCACAAAATGACAGTAATGTTGAAAAAAAGGATGAGACAGCTAAACCAGCTCAAGTCACACAGACCTTGCCACTGATTGAGGCGAAAGTTAGACCCTTACAATTGGCGCGTTCTATTGCGTGTGATGAGGAAGGGTGTACTAAATATCAGTTGTATAGTTTGGAAACCAATGTGCCATGGATCAATCAATATTTTGATGAGCGGATGAAAAAAGCCAATCCTGTGGCGTTTGAAAGTTCGAAGCAGGCAAAGTTGCAGATTGATGAAAACATGCTCAGTGAAACTTTATCTGATGTTCGTTATGTAGCGCAACGTGGTAAATATGCTGATTTTGTTTTGATGTATTATCACTACCCTGCGCGTGCCGCACATGGCATGTATCATAACGAATATATCACCTTGGATTTGGCAACGAAAAAACGTGTTGCACTGAGTGACATCGTGGTAGACAAGACGGAGTCTCAGTTATTAGATGCATTGTATAGTGCCAATAGTATGTGGCTGTCCGATCATAATATTTCACGTGAGCAATTAAAGCTGACAGACAATTATTATATGAGTGCTAAGGGTATTGTCTTTGTTTATCCCTTATATGAATTAGCCTCTTATGCAGAAGGGATGTCTGAATTGGTTTTACCGTATCAACAAGCCAGCGGCTTAATTAAGTCGGAATATTTACCAAGTTTTGTCGATTATGCCGCTGAGCGAGAAAAAGCGGGTAAAGAAAAGCCATGA
- the serS gene encoding serine--tRNA ligase: MIDPKLLRNNIEAVNLALAKRGVQLNVEEWASLEARRKEIQSKTESLQAERNSGAKQVGQIKKAGGDASEIMARMSAIGDEIKAAEVALSELQAELEAKSLSIPNLPDESVPEGKDESDNVEILTWGTPRTFDFEIKDHTDLGEWMGGLEFETATKLTGSRFSVLKGPLARLQRAITQFMLNTHTLENGYTEAYVPYLVNADSLRGTGQLPKFEEDLFKLQGEKEYYLIPTAEVPVTNFVRDEIIDADRLPLKYAAHTPCFRSEAGSYGRDTRGLIRQHQFDKVEMVQIVKPEDSMQALEELTSHAEGILKALGLPYRKIILCGGDMGFGATKTYDLEVWVPSQNTYREISSCSNMGDFQARRMKARYRADQKKTEFVHTLNGSGLAVGRTLLAVMENYQRADGSIEIPTVLRPYMGGAEYID, translated from the coding sequence ATGATCGACCCGAAATTACTCAGAAATAATATTGAGGCTGTAAATTTAGCCTTAGCAAAACGTGGTGTACAACTGAATGTTGAAGAATGGGCATCACTAGAAGCTCGCCGTAAAGAGATTCAATCCAAAACTGAATCTCTTCAGGCAGAACGTAATTCGGGTGCAAAACAAGTTGGCCAAATTAAGAAAGCTGGTGGCGATGCATCTGAAATTATGGCGCGCATGTCAGCGATTGGTGATGAAATAAAAGCGGCAGAAGTCGCTTTGTCTGAATTACAAGCTGAACTTGAAGCTAAATCACTTAGCATTCCAAACTTGCCAGACGAGTCTGTTCCAGAAGGAAAAGACGAAAGCGATAACGTGGAAATCCTCACATGGGGTACGCCGCGTACGTTTGACTTCGAAATTAAAGATCACACTGACTTAGGTGAGTGGATGGGCGGTCTTGAGTTTGAAACAGCGACCAAATTGACAGGTTCTCGTTTCAGTGTGCTTAAAGGGCCACTTGCGCGTCTACAACGTGCAATTACCCAGTTTATGTTGAATACGCATACCTTAGAAAATGGTTATACCGAAGCGTATGTGCCGTATTTAGTCAATGCTGACTCACTCCGTGGGACAGGCCAATTGCCTAAATTTGAAGAAGATTTGTTCAAATTACAAGGTGAAAAAGAGTATTACCTCATTCCAACTGCGGAAGTGCCTGTAACTAACTTCGTGCGTGATGAAATCATTGATGCAGATCGTTTACCACTGAAATACGCAGCACATACCCCATGTTTCCGTAGTGAAGCGGGTTCGTATGGGCGTGATACACGTGGTTTGATTCGTCAGCACCAATTCGACAAAGTAGAAATGGTGCAAATTGTTAAACCTGAAGACTCAATGCAAGCGCTTGAAGAGCTTACAAGTCATGCTGAAGGGATTTTGAAAGCACTAGGTTTGCCGTACCGTAAGATTATTCTTTGTGGTGGTGATATGGGCTTTGGTGCAACTAAAACTTACGATCTTGAAGTTTGGGTGCCAAGCCAAAATACGTATCGCGAAATTTCTTCATGTTCAAACATGGGTGACTTCCAAGCGCGTCGTATGAAAGCACGCTATCGTGCAGACCAAAAGAAAACTGAGTTTGTACATACGCTGAATGGTTCAGGTTTGGCTGTGGGTCGTACTTTACTTGCGGTCATGGAAAACTACCAACGTGCTGATGGTTCGATTGAAATTCCGACCGTGCTTCGTCCATATATGGGCGGTGCTGAGTACATTGACTAA
- the cysG gene encoding siroheme synthase CysG — protein MDIFPISLKLQQQPCLIVGGGHIAYRKAVLLHKAGAVIHIIAPDIDANLLQLVEESQGQYIQALYPAQIQLNDYRLVIAATDDYAVNTQVFEDCEALKILVNSVDDPPHCRFMVPAIVDRSPLVISVASNGTSPVLSRQIRTQLETSIPHGMGKLAEFSGKWRAAVKAKISSPDERRVFWEDLYASPLKEQVFHDNLAEADRLIEQALSEWKTPKGEVYLVGAGPGDPELLTLKALRLMQQADVVIYDRLVSPAIMELCRRDATKIYVGKARSNHAVPQEGINALLVEYASKGQRVCRLKGGDPFIFGRGGEEIQELFASGVPFQVVPGITAASGCSAYAGIPLTHRDYAQSVRFLTGHLKEGSPELPWDELVYQNQTLVLYMGLVGLEKICEKLIAHGQRPDMPVALISKGTTPEQKVVVGTLADIASKVEEHHIQAPTLTIIGDVVSLREQLQWQD, from the coding sequence GTGGATATTTTTCCAATCTCTTTAAAGTTGCAGCAGCAACCTTGTCTGATTGTCGGTGGTGGGCATATTGCTTACCGTAAGGCAGTGTTGTTACATAAAGCAGGGGCGGTGATTCATATCATTGCTCCTGATATTGATGCAAATTTATTGCAACTGGTTGAAGAAAGCCAAGGGCAATATATCCAAGCGCTATATCCTGCGCAGATTCAACTCAATGACTATCGTTTAGTGATTGCTGCAACAGATGATTATGCGGTGAATACTCAAGTCTTTGAGGACTGTGAAGCGCTAAAAATACTGGTCAACAGTGTTGATGATCCACCGCATTGTCGTTTTATGGTTCCAGCCATTGTCGATCGTTCCCCTTTGGTGATTTCAGTTGCCAGCAATGGGACATCTCCTGTTTTATCTCGCCAAATTCGTACCCAGCTTGAAACCAGTATTCCACATGGGATGGGCAAGTTGGCTGAGTTTTCAGGAAAATGGCGTGCTGCGGTGAAAGCGAAAATTTCCAGTCCTGATGAGCGCCGTGTTTTTTGGGAAGACTTATATGCAAGTCCGCTGAAAGAACAGGTTTTTCATGACAACCTTGCTGAAGCAGATCGTTTAATCGAACAAGCGTTGTCAGAGTGGAAAACACCAAAAGGTGAGGTGTATTTGGTCGGTGCAGGTCCTGGTGATCCTGAGCTACTGACCCTCAAGGCTTTGCGTTTGATGCAACAAGCTGATGTAGTGATTTATGATCGTTTGGTTTCCCCTGCGATTATGGAACTTTGCCGCCGTGATGCAACCAAGATTTATGTGGGTAAAGCGCGATCTAACCATGCTGTGCCACAAGAAGGTATCAATGCCTTGTTGGTGGAATATGCTTCGAAAGGTCAGCGTGTTTGTCGTTTAAAAGGTGGTGATCCATTTATTTTTGGGCGTGGTGGCGAAGAAATTCAAGAACTTTTTGCCTCGGGTGTACCATTTCAAGTGGTTCCAGGGATTACCGCAGCTTCAGGCTGTTCCGCTTATGCAGGCATTCCACTTACCCATCGTGATTATGCACAAAGCGTACGTTTCCTTACGGGGCACTTAAAAGAGGGTTCACCTGAATTACCGTGGGATGAGTTGGTTTATCAAAATCAAACACTTGTATTGTACATGGGCTTGGTTGGTTTAGAAAAAATTTGTGAAAAACTGATTGCGCATGGTCAACGCCCAGACATGCCAGTTGCGTTGATCTCGAAAGGAACAACGCCTGAGCAAAAAGTCGTAGTAGGTACTTTGGCCGATATTGCATCTAAAGTTGAAGAGCATCATATTCAAGCACCTACATTGACCATCATTGGCGATGTAGTGAGTTTGCGTGAACAATTACAATGGCAAGATTAA
- a CDS encoding tRNA (cytidine(34)-2'-O)-methyltransferase, giving the protein MIHVVLYEPEIPANTGNIIRLCANTGAQLHLVKPLGFELDDKKLKRAGLDYHEWARMQIWETFDECLADLAKKGVDINAIYPLTTKGTETPHTSDLNRPVALLMGPETRGLPEQVRMLFPKEHWIRLPMAENSRSLNLSNATAVIVYEAWRQQGFKPLA; this is encoded by the coding sequence GTGATCCATGTTGTTTTATACGAGCCCGAAATTCCTGCAAACACAGGCAATATCATTCGTTTATGTGCCAATACTGGAGCGCAGCTACATTTGGTTAAGCCTCTCGGCTTTGAGCTGGATGATAAAAAACTAAAACGCGCAGGTTTGGACTACCATGAGTGGGCACGCATGCAAATTTGGGAAACATTCGATGAGTGTTTAGCAGATTTAGCAAAAAAAGGGGTTGATATCAACGCGATTTATCCTTTAACCACTAAAGGAACGGAAACACCACATACTTCGGATTTGAATCGACCCGTGGCTTTACTCATGGGGCCTGAGACGCGTGGTTTGCCTGAACAGGTTCGTATGTTATTTCCAAAAGAGCATTGGATTCGTCTACCTATGGCTGAAAACTCGCGCAGTTTGAACTTATCCAATGCGACAGCTGTAATTGTTTATGAAGCATGGCGTCAGCAGGGTTTTAAGCCTTTAGCCTAA
- a CDS encoding winged helix-turn-helix transcriptional regulator, with the protein MNKPMKFNIFHPDCPARLFFEKFADKWILLIVYTLDQESQHFNELKKNVLGISPKVLSQKLKILERDGFLTRTIHEDNVIRVEYALTEIGKDFAQNAYQMKDWVEANMLKVLKSRAGFDQKLEKTEPA; encoded by the coding sequence ATGAATAAACCCATGAAATTTAATATTTTTCACCCAGACTGCCCTGCTCGTCTTTTTTTTGAAAAATTTGCAGACAAGTGGATTTTATTGATTGTATATACGTTGGATCAAGAATCGCAGCACTTTAATGAGCTCAAGAAAAACGTTTTAGGTATTTCACCTAAAGTGCTTTCGCAAAAATTGAAGATATTAGAGCGCGATGGTTTTCTGACACGAACCATTCATGAAGATAACGTGATACGAGTGGAGTATGCCTTAACTGAGATTGGCAAAGACTTTGCTCAAAATGCCTATCAAATGAAAGATTGGGTCGAAGCTAATATGCTTAAAGTTTTAAAATCCAGAGCGGGATTCGATCAAAAGCTAGAAAAAACAGAGCCTGCTTAA
- a CDS encoding SDR family NAD(P)-dependent oxidoreductase → MNVSEAVVFITGANRGLGLAIAREARRQGAKKIYVGMRQTRNFHEEGLIPIQVDVNNEASIQQAAEQCADTTILVNNAGIALLNEHPVDANIITTTQKILETNLLGLMRVTQIFAPILQKSQQAYVVNILSDVSWEPSTSLVSYAISKAAAWSYTNSSRQWLSQFNIQVMGVHVGFIDTDLTRSLPIPKIEPETVAQEIFQGIEQNAYEVLVGEKTQQLKQGLSAEVASYVKLKPDQASV, encoded by the coding sequence ATGAATGTTTCAGAAGCGGTTGTTTTTATTACGGGTGCGAATCGTGGCTTGGGGCTTGCCATCGCTCGAGAGGCTCGCCGTCAGGGTGCTAAAAAAATTTATGTGGGTATGCGTCAGACCCGCAACTTTCATGAAGAGGGGCTTATTCCGATCCAAGTGGATGTGAATAATGAAGCGTCTATTCAGCAGGCTGCCGAACAATGTGCAGATACCACGATTCTTGTGAATAATGCAGGCATTGCCCTTTTGAATGAGCATCCTGTCGATGCAAATATCATTACAACCACGCAAAAGATTTTGGAAACTAATTTATTGGGCTTGATGAGAGTAACCCAGATTTTTGCTCCAATTTTGCAAAAGAGCCAACAGGCTTATGTGGTCAACATTCTCTCAGATGTGTCATGGGAGCCTAGTACATCTTTAGTGAGTTATGCTATTTCCAAAGCAGCAGCATGGTCATATACCAACTCAAGTCGCCAGTGGTTGTCTCAATTTAACATTCAGGTGATGGGCGTACATGTGGGTTTTATTGACACCGATTTGACTCGTTCATTACCTATTCCGAAGATTGAACCGGAAACAGTGGCTCAAGAAATTTTTCAAGGCATCGAGCAAAATGCTTATGAGGTCTTGGTTGGAGAAAAGACTCAACAGCTTAAACAAGGTTTAAGTGCTGAAGTGGCAAGTTATGTGAAACTTAAGCCTGATCAGGCAAGTGTTTAA
- a CDS encoding flavodoxin family protein → MSKISVVYFSGYGHTKVIAQTFAQEIGANLVEIDLNGDIQEQDWLILDQSDAIVFGAPTYMGTAPWQFKKFADASSKKWFTRAWQDKIFGGFTNSASLNGDKQVTLIQLQTLASQHGGIWVSLGLLPANSKAATRQDVNNLGGSVGLLVQTPSDASVDEIPAGDLETAKVYAQRIAKITQQFKG, encoded by the coding sequence ATGTCGAAAATTTCTGTTGTTTATTTTTCAGGTTATGGTCATACCAAAGTGATTGCTCAAACGTTTGCGCAAGAAATTGGTGCAAATCTGGTAGAGATTGATCTAAATGGAGACATTCAGGAGCAAGATTGGCTGATATTGGATCAATCTGATGCAATTGTATTTGGCGCACCGACCTATATGGGCACTGCACCGTGGCAGTTTAAAAAGTTTGCTGATGCATCTTCAAAGAAATGGTTTACCCGCGCATGGCAAGATAAGATTTTTGGTGGATTTACCAATAGTGCAAGCCTCAATGGGGATAAGCAAGTGACCTTAATCCAATTGCAAACACTTGCGTCGCAGCATGGCGGTATTTGGGTGAGCTTGGGTTTATTGCCAGCCAACAGCAAAGCTGCAACCCGTCAAGATGTGAATAACTTGGGTGGTTCTGTCGGCTTATTGGTGCAAACACCTTCGGATGCAAGTGTGGATGAGATCCCAGCAGGGGATTTAGAGACTGCAAAAGTTTATGCACAACGCATTGCCAAAATTACTCAACAATTTAAGGGTTAG
- a CDS encoding APC family permease has translation MTNISGTQSAAKLQKTLGLWHIIIIGLAYIQPMTLFDTFGLVSEESHYHVPTSYIIALVAILFTSISYGHMIRRYPSSGSAYTYAQKSIHPNVGFMVGWSSWLDYLLSPMVNIILAVIYLEALFPDVNHWVWVVGLTAFMTAVNLRGARFVANFNGLIVLVQLAVIAYFTWMVYSLLASGVNADGTLVNAKYQLWSLEPFWNELTTLGPLITGATLLCFSFTGFDSLSSLAEETKDTEKTLPKAIFLTALLAGVIFIISTYFMQIYFPNDPKTYFEDVAATQPDILQAVGGVAFKTVVLYFAIVTVMASGISAHAGVSRLMYVMGRDGVINKKIFGHISPKSFTPSYNILIVGAVALTAGFMDLDIVISMISFGALTAFTFVNLSVISRYALRDGRTKNIKDILSFVVIPMCGFLSIFAMWLEIEETALKFGLWWAMFGILYLGYKTKGFKQPAPQHNEFDDHP, from the coding sequence TTGACTAATATTTCTGGGACTCAATCGGCAGCTAAACTGCAAAAAACGCTAGGTCTCTGGCACATCATTATTATTGGTTTAGCTTATATTCAACCAATGACATTATTTGATACTTTCGGTTTAGTATCAGAAGAAAGTCATTATCATGTACCGACGTCATATATCATTGCTTTAGTTGCAATCTTATTCACGTCGATCAGTTATGGTCACATGATTCGTCGCTACCCTTCCTCGGGTTCAGCCTATACTTATGCACAAAAATCCATCCATCCCAATGTTGGATTTATGGTGGGTTGGTCATCATGGTTAGACTATTTATTGTCTCCAATGGTCAACATCATTCTTGCTGTGATTTACCTAGAAGCCTTATTTCCTGATGTAAACCATTGGGTTTGGGTAGTAGGCTTAACTGCATTTATGACGGCGGTCAACTTACGCGGTGCACGCTTCGTTGCAAACTTTAATGGCTTAATTGTTTTGGTACAGTTAGCAGTTATCGCATACTTTACCTGGATGGTTTACAGCTTACTTGCAAGTGGCGTCAATGCTGATGGTACTTTGGTCAATGCGAAATATCAGTTATGGAGCTTAGAGCCATTTTGGAATGAACTTACTACACTGGGTCCCCTAATTACTGGTGCGACTTTACTGTGCTTCTCATTCACTGGTTTCGACTCACTTAGCTCACTTGCAGAAGAAACAAAAGATACCGAGAAAACTCTACCTAAAGCGATTTTCTTAACAGCACTTTTGGCTGGTGTGATATTTATTATCAGCACCTACTTCATGCAGATTTACTTCCCGAACGATCCTAAGACGTACTTTGAGGATGTTGCTGCAACACAGCCTGACATTTTACAAGCCGTTGGTGGCGTTGCATTTAAAACGGTGGTGCTGTACTTCGCGATTGTAACCGTTATGGCATCGGGTATTTCAGCACATGCAGGCGTTTCACGTTTAATGTATGTAATGGGCCGTGATGGTGTGATTAACAAGAAGATTTTTGGTCATATTAGTCCGAAAAGCTTCACACCATCTTATAATATTTTAATTGTAGGTGCTGTAGCATTAACCGCGGGCTTCATGGACTTGGACATCGTCATTTCGATGATTAGTTTCGGGGCTTTAACGGCATTTACCTTTGTAAACTTATCCGTTATTTCGCGTTATGCTCTGCGTGATGGTCGCACAAAGAATATTAAAGATATCTTGAGCTTTGTCGTCATTCCAATGTGTGGATTCCTCAGTATCTTTGCCATGTGGTTAGAGATTGAAGAAACTGCATTGAAATTCGGTTTGTGGTGGGCAATGTTTGGTATTTTATACTTAGGTTATAAAACCAAAGGCTTTAAGCAACCAGCACCACAACATAATGAATTTGATGATCACCCATAA